The proteins below are encoded in one region of Coffea arabica cultivar ET-39 chromosome 4c, Coffea Arabica ET-39 HiFi, whole genome shotgun sequence:
- the LOC140005300 gene encoding probable disease resistance RPP8-like protein 2, producing the protein MADPALSFVIERTGDLLIQKIVFLEGVRRQVERLQKDLVRMRCFLKDADQRQDKDARIRNWVSEIRAAAYDAEDIIEIFASKVEFLTKDKGLVTKLTYYPLKIVNLYKIGKEIESLRMRLKEIADCREEYGIKNLGEEMTTHGEELQRLRRSFPFSEDKDIVGFEEITKSLVAELLKEDRNRRVVSIVSMGGAGKTTLAKKVYNHAHVRERFNCCAWVCVSSSYDHKKMLRAIIKQLNEMSNEQLEKMEEEDLEGRLHQDLQDKCYLVVLDDVWKQEAWDCLARAFPDVGTSSRLLLTSRDRDVAQHADAYSHPYELKTLGLEDSWQLFLRKALGHGDNAGCPPDLEEVGREITRRCDGLPLAITVIGGLLLAKKKLKSEWEKILNNFSTYLSRSQSGVSAILELSYADLPANLKFCFLYLGLFPEDSVISVRKLIHMWVAEGIMQKRDTENLEETAAYDDVEELASRNMVQVAEMTVDERIKSCRVHDLLREVAIRKAKDENFFQIHDTRDDEISAKSRYLAVHSLPWDKKYVGSSTPPLRSLLFFNVHDYRKNISLNFKSFKKLRILDLENVKMSYNLPEGIGEVRLLRYLGLRRTSIGRLPHSFCCLRNLQTLDIRNSYPVRVSNFIWKLESLRHLYACRMECDVPLKIDGLRNLQTLLGVNFDDIMHNNMITLTSLQKLGIWVGERSEIDKLCLHLSEVENLKTLHLYRNITTVWPSLAGLSKLHHVTELKLSGMFLRKLPPDFPPNLSRLSLKNTFLRNDPMPVLEKLGQLSFLKMKDAYRGPQHMVISRHGFHQLKFLELRYLRVDEIKVEEGALPQLQCLRIRECYSLEKLPEELKHISSLDALELVDMPEDFISGLDADMVSTVPNLRIF; encoded by the coding sequence ATGGCTGACCCTGCTCTCTCTTTTGTTATTGAGAGAACTGGCGATCTGCTGATTCAAAAAATTGTTTTCCTGGAAGGCGTTCGACGACAAGTTGAGAGACTTCAAAAGGATCTGGTCCGGATGCGGTGTTTCCTGAAAGATGCTGATCAGAGGCAAGATAAAGATGCGAGGATCCGCAACTGGGTTTCTGAAATCAGAGCTGCGGCCTACGATGCGGAGGATATCATTGAGATCTTTGCCAGCAAAGTTGAGTTCCTCACAAAGGACAAGGGACTCGTCACCAAATTGACGTATTATCCCTTGAAAATTGTGAACCTCTACAAGATAGGTAAAGAGATTGAATCCCTACGGATGAGGCTCAAGGAGATTGCTGATTGCCGCGAAGAGTATGGtataaaaaatcttggagaggAGATGACTACACATGGAGAAGAGCTGCAACGGCTCCGGCGATCCTTTCCTTTCAGCGAGGACAAGGATATAGTGGGCTTCGAGGAGATAACAAAATCCCTGGTGGCAGAACTTTTGAAAGAGGACAGAAACCGCCGTGTGGTTTCAATCGTCAGCATGGGAGGTGCTGGTAAGACAACTCTAGCAAAAAAGGTTTATAACCATGCTCATGTCAGGGAGAGATTCAACTGTTGTGCTTGGGTCTGCGTCTCTTCAAGCTACGATCACAAAAAGATGCTGAGGGCAATCATAAAgcaattgaatgaaatgagtAATGAGCAACTTGAGAAGATGGAAGAGGAAGACTTGGAAGGAAGGCTCCATCAAGATCTACAAGATAAATGTTATCTTGTGGTGCTTGATGATGTATGGAAGCAAGAAGCGTGGGATTGTCTTGCTAGGGCCTTTCCTGATGTTGGCACATCAAGTAGATTGCTGCTTACAAGTCGCGATCGGGATGTTGCCCAACACGCAGATGCTTATAGCCACCCATATGAGTTGAAAACTTTGGGGCTGGAAGACAGCTGGCAGTTGTTCCTCAGAAAGGCCTTAGGCCATGGGGATAATGCTGGGTGTCCTCCCGATTTGGAAGAAGTGGGCAGAGAGATTACCAGAAGATGTGATGGTCTGCCGCTGGCCATCACGGTTATAGGTGGCCTGCTGCTGGCAAAGAAAAAGTTGAAGAGTGAATGGGAGAAAATTCTCAACAATTTCAGCACATATTTATCAAGGAGCCAGAGTGGGGTATCAGCAATTCTGGAATTAAGTTATGCAGACCTTCCTgccaatctgaaattttgctttTTGTATTTGGGTTTGTTTCCTGAAGACTCCGTGATTTCTGTGCGCAAGTTGATCCATATGTGGGTTGCAGAGGGAATAATGCAGAAAAGAGATACAGAAAATTTGGAGGAAACTGCAGCATATGATGATGTGGAAGAACTTGCTAGCAGAAATATGGTCCAGGTGGCTGAAATGACTGTTGATGAGAGGATTAAAAGCTGTAGAGTCCATGATTTATTGCGAGAGGTTGCAATCAGAAAGGCAAAGGACGAAAATTTTTTCCAGATCCATGACACCAGAGATGATGAAATATCAGCCAAATCCAGATACCTTGCTGTTCATAGTCTCCCTTGGGATAAAAAGTATGTTGGGTCTTCGACCCCTCCTCTCCGGTCTCTACTTTTTTTCAATGTCCACGATTACAGGAAAAACATTAGtcttaacttcaaaagtttcaaaaagcTTAGGATACTAGATCTTGAGAATGTTAAGATGTCGTATAATTTGCCAGAAGGAATTGGTGAAGTCAGGCTTCTAAGGTACCTCGGTTTAAGACGCACATCCATTGGAAGGCTCCCTCATTCCTTCTGTTGCTTACGAAACCTACAAACTCTTGACATACGGAACTCTTACCCAGTGAgagtttcaaatttcatttggaagcttgaaagtttaCGGCATCTATATGCGTGTCGTATGGAGTGCGATGTGCCTCTTAAGATTGATGGATTGAGGAATCTCCAGACTCTGTTAGGCGTAAACTTTGATGACATTATGCACAATAACATGATAACTTTGACAAGTCTTCAGAAACTGGGGATTTGGGTGGGTGAAAGGTCAGAGATTGACAAACTCTGCTTGCATTTATCTGAGGTTGAAAACCTAAAGACGTTACATCTTTATCGTAATATAACAACAGTGTGGCCATCTCTAGCTGGACTTTCTAAGCTCCATCATGTAACAGAGCTCAAGCTATCCGGGATGTTTTTGAGAAAGCTGCCTCCTGATTTCCCTCCAAATCTCTCTCGCTTGTCTTTGAAAAACACATTCCTCAGGAATGACCCAATGCCAGTGCTAGAGAAGTTGGGACAGCTGTCGTTTCTCAAAATGAAAGATGCATACAGGGGACCACAGCATATGGTCATTTCTAGGCATGGGTTTCACCAATTGAAATTCCTTGAGCTCAGATACCTAAGAGTGGATGAAATAAAGGTGGAGGAAGGTGCATTGCCACAGCTCCAGTGCCTGAGAATTAGGGAGTGCTACAGTTTAGAAAAGTTGCCGGAAGAGCTGAAGCACATATCTAGTCTTGATGCGCTTGAGCTTGTGGACATGCCAGAAGATTTCATCAGTGGGCTTGATGCGGACATGGTATCCACCGTCCCTAACCTCAGAATATTTTGA